The proteins below come from a single Chryseobacterium nepalense genomic window:
- a CDS encoding YqgE/AlgH family protein, which translates to MNYSYKGKILISTPDISGDIFSRSVVLVIEHNEQGAFGLILNKKNSQMSDKFKDMFEFKIEVYDGGPVENDKVFFIVKGKKVTEHFIEITPDFYLTEDIENIISAVLNSELSINDVKIFSGYSGWTSMQLDEEIQRKMWTVVDVYNLDYTLPNDQTLWKSIMQNLGGEYLLWANSPEDISLN; encoded by the coding sequence ATGAATTACTCCTACAAAGGTAAAATATTAATTTCCACACCTGATATTTCCGGTGATATTTTTTCCCGTTCGGTAGTATTGGTCATTGAACATAATGAGCAGGGCGCATTCGGCTTAATTCTGAATAAGAAAAACAGCCAGATGAGCGACAAGTTTAAAGATATGTTCGAGTTTAAGATTGAAGTTTATGATGGCGGCCCTGTAGAGAATGATAAGGTTTTTTTTATCGTTAAAGGCAAAAAAGTAACAGAACATTTTATAGAAATTACCCCGGATTTTTACCTTACGGAAGATATTGAAAATATTATCAGCGCTGTTTTAAATAGTGAATTAAGCATCAATGATGTTAAAATATTTTCAGGATATTCGGGATGGACTTCCATGCAGCTTGATGAAGAAATTCAGCGTAAAATGTGGACTGTTGTAGATGTTTATAATCTGGATTACACCTTACCAAATGACCAGACGCTTTGGAAATCTATTATGCAGAATCTTGGCGGTGAATACCTGCTTTGGGCAAACTCTCCGGAAGACATCTCCCTGAATTAA
- the pdxH gene encoding pyridoxamine 5'-phosphate oxidase yields MENLHDKRKVYERSQLIESEIKQNPIEQFRDWFIEASENPAISEANAMAVSTMEEDGCPRTRMVLLKAYTYEGFIFYTNYHSRKGKAIEKTHKACLHFFWPTLERQIIIKANLERIAENLSDGYFHSRPKGSQLGAVVSPQSQEIPDREFLERKLADLEKQYENTEVPRPENWGGYIAKPYEIEFWQGRPNRLHDRIIYELIDGLDWKISRLAP; encoded by the coding sequence ATGGAAAACCTGCACGATAAAAGAAAAGTGTACGAGAGATCCCAACTTATTGAAAGTGAGATAAAACAAAATCCTATCGAGCAGTTTAGGGATTGGTTTATTGAAGCTTCCGAAAATCCGGCGATCTCGGAAGCTAATGCTATGGCTGTTTCTACAATGGAGGAAGATGGCTGTCCGCGTACAAGAATGGTTTTGCTTAAAGCATATACTTACGAAGGCTTTATTTTCTACACCAATTACCACAGCAGGAAAGGAAAAGCCATTGAAAAAACACATAAAGCATGTCTTCACTTTTTCTGGCCTACACTAGAAAGGCAGATCATAATTAAAGCCAATCTGGAGCGTATCGCTGAGAATCTGAGCGACGGCTACTTTCATTCACGTCCGAAAGGCAGTCAGCTGGGAGCGGTCGTTTCACCGCAGAGTCAGGAAATTCCGGATAGGGAGTTTCTGGAACGGAAGTTAGCGGATCTGGAAAAGCAATACGAAAATACTGAGGTTCCGCGGCCTGAAAATTGGGGTGGCTACATTGCAAAACCTTATGAAATAGAATTCTGGCAGGGAAGACCAAATCGTTTGCACGACAGGATTATTTATGAATTAATTGATGGTCTGGATTGGAAGATTTCACGTTTGGCGCCTTAG
- a CDS encoding HU family DNA-binding protein, translated as MNKSELIDAIAKDAGITKVAAKAALESFINNVMTTLKKKDGKVSLVGFGTFSVAERAARQGINPATKKPIKIAAKKVAKFKAGADLSNAVSGAKKK; from the coding sequence ATGAACAAGTCTGAATTAATCGACGCAATCGCAAAAGATGCAGGTATCACTAAAGTTGCAGCTAAAGCTGCTTTAGAATCATTCATCAACAATGTAATGACTACTTTAAAGAAAAAAGACGGAAAAGTTTCTTTAGTAGGATTCGGTACTTTCTCAGTTGCTGAGAGAGCTGCAAGACAAGGTATTAACCCTGCTACTAAAAAGCCAATCAAAATTGCTGCTAAAAAAGTTGCTAAGTTCAAGGCGGGAGCTGATTTATCAAATGCAGTTTCTGGAGCTAAGAAAAAATAA
- the panD gene encoding aspartate 1-decarboxylase — MLIEVFKSKIHRVRVTASDLNYIGSITIDEDLIEAAGLVVGERVYIVNVNNGERFDTYVIKGKRKSGEVCLNGPAARKVQRDDIIIIIAYAQMTPEEARDFQPKIVFPDEKTNLLT; from the coding sequence ATGTTAATAGAAGTTTTTAAGTCTAAGATTCACAGGGTGAGAGTTACGGCTTCTGACCTTAATTATATCGGCAGTATTACAATAGATGAAGACCTTATTGAAGCAGCAGGTCTTGTTGTTGGAGAAAGAGTATATATCGTAAATGTAAATAACGGTGAGCGTTTTGATACTTATGTGATCAAAGGAAAAAGAAAATCCGGAGAAGTTTGTCTTAACGGGCCGGCTGCCAGAAAAGTACAGAGGGACGATATCATTATCATTATCGCTTATGCACAGATGACTCCTGAAGAAGCAAGAGATTTTCAGCCAAAAATTGTTTTCCCGGACGAAAAAACAAATCTTTTGACTTAA
- a CDS encoding lysylphosphatidylglycerol synthase transmembrane domain-containing protein gives MEKKTKNPLKSILTIVISLAFAGFFLWVALKGLDFKVIQKSLSKANYWWVAFAACFGIAAYWFRAIRWNLMLEPMGYNISNSNSLWSISFGYLMNLTIPRSGEVARATALYGVEKVPVDQSFGTIILERVVDLVCMIIFLCLTAIFKFNTILSFYQFVMEKKDEKEKFVPNFFERQMMKLGVNDFDSFYFYLKLGLVLLIVICLLLFYKFKKEKLINFGKGILQGLTSIFKLKQKGKFILYTIGIWVSYYFAAYLVCFALPETSGFTFDDGFLILVVGTFGMIIPASGGIGAFNLAMKYGFMALFISMGKSGEVGGEVGLTYSFISLPLQIFIMLIMGLISILMLAKARNAVVAEKKFAE, from the coding sequence ATGGAGAAAAAAACAAAGAACCCTTTAAAATCAATTCTTACAATAGTGATTTCGCTTGCTTTTGCAGGCTTTTTTTTATGGGTTGCCTTAAAAGGATTAGACTTTAAAGTTATACAGAAATCATTGTCTAAAGCCAATTACTGGTGGGTAGCATTTGCAGCATGCTTCGGAATTGCGGCATACTGGTTCAGGGCAATACGCTGGAACCTGATGCTGGAACCGATGGGATATAATATTTCAAACTCCAATTCACTTTGGTCGATTTCTTTCGGATATTTGATGAATCTTACCATCCCGAGAAGTGGAGAAGTGGCCAGGGCAACAGCTTTGTACGGTGTTGAAAAAGTTCCTGTTGATCAGTCTTTTGGGACGATTATTCTGGAAAGAGTGGTAGATCTGGTTTGTATGATTATATTTCTGTGTTTAACAGCTATATTTAAATTCAATACGATTTTATCATTTTATCAATTTGTGATGGAGAAGAAGGACGAAAAAGAAAAATTTGTTCCTAATTTTTTTGAAAGGCAAATGATGAAACTTGGAGTAAATGATTTTGATTCTTTTTATTTCTATCTTAAATTAGGTTTAGTCTTATTGATTGTAATTTGTTTGTTACTTTTTTATAAATTTAAAAAAGAAAAACTGATTAATTTTGGAAAAGGAATTCTTCAAGGTCTAACTTCCATATTCAAACTAAAGCAAAAAGGCAAATTCATTCTTTATACGATAGGAATCTGGGTTTCCTATTATTTTGCGGCCTACCTTGTGTGTTTTGCATTACCGGAAACTTCGGGTTTTACCTTTGATGACGGATTTCTGATTCTCGTAGTCGGTACTTTCGGGATGATTATCCCTGCAAGCGGTGGAATCGGAGCTTTTAACCTGGCGATGAAATATGGTTTCATGGCCTTATTTATCTCAATGGGAAAAAGCGGCGAAGTAGGTGGCGAAGTAGGATTAACTTATTCTTTCATTTCATTGCCGTTGCAGATTTTCATTATGCTCATAATGGGATTAATTTCTATTCTGATGCTGGCAAAAGCACGAAATGCGGTTGTTGCGGAAAAAAAGTTCGCGGAATAA
- a CDS encoding TerD family protein codes for MAINLQKGQRIDLGFTKMTIGLGWDPNEGMGYDFDLDASAIMIDADRKLVSEEYFVFYNNLNSPDGALTHTGDDPSGKNSDGDDDESIIIDLEKVDERVQEILFVVTIEDYERRKQNFGQVRNSYIRIIDNLTHQEIAKYELDEDFSIETGIEFGRLYKRSGNWKFEASGIGYRADLGFFLEKYYKGQIIK; via the coding sequence ATGGCAATTAATTTACAGAAGGGACAAAGAATTGATTTAGGGTTCACGAAAATGACCATTGGTCTTGGATGGGATCCCAATGAAGGAATGGGATATGATTTTGACCTTGATGCTTCCGCAATTATGATTGATGCAGACCGAAAACTGGTAAGTGAAGAATATTTTGTTTTTTATAATAATCTAAACTCTCCCGACGGCGCTCTCACGCATACAGGAGACGATCCGAGTGGTAAAAACAGCGATGGTGATGATGACGAATCCATTATCATTGATCTCGAAAAAGTAGATGAGCGGGTTCAGGAAATTCTTTTTGTCGTAACCATAGAAGATTATGAAAGAAGAAAACAGAATTTCGGGCAGGTAAGAAATTCATACATTAGAATTATTGATAATCTTACCCATCAGGAAATTGCTAAATACGAGCTTGATGAAGACTTTTCTATAGAAACAGGAATAGAGTTCGGAAGATTGTACAAACGCAGCGGAAACTGGAAGTTCGAAGCTTCCGGAATCGGGTACAGAGCAGATTTAGGCTTTTTCCTCGAAAAATACTACAAAGGACAAATTATCAAATAA